A genomic region of Metopolophium dirhodum isolate CAU chromosome 1, ASM1992520v1, whole genome shotgun sequence contains the following coding sequences:
- the LOC132951032 gene encoding uncharacterized protein LOC132951032 — protein sequence MIHDDGGFTPAQKFYYLRSSVSGQALDLIKSVPMTDTNYEVAIERLKQRYDNRSLVIQSHIRSLLESPYVEQPRAKDLQALHAHVSTHVAALKALDQPTEHWDAWLVTIIVSRLDSATSHASRCIAFESSEATSGPIRDIRTTLAGETAKKSNAKNVFPETKRSLVASSNTVSCKYCTDAHKLYHYEKFKAATINTRLSFVQEKRMCFNCLTPGHMANVCRSTYSFRTCNRKHHSLLHQERQQQIPEKEQLENKQPDISQQLSTSGVVVSAPVPVNTTAENSHVFLATALVMVQDKNGGHRQCRASLDSGSQVNFVSKSYANLLQLACKKSSLPISGIGDNRLKARSCNFHRPQSVDLLIGGGSFFDILGTTKIPLNIGSVTLYESNFGWLVTGELPKRQTPTLLSIGQTIEEDWKVLGIVEDTSYGRTSRANKRNQEELETVQHFKQHTIRDEERRFVVRLPIKETISEIGETLPMAIARFLNVEKRLQHDEHLKNEYIRFMNEYIKMGHMVEVLENSVQTQNHFYLPHHSVIKASSLTTKVRVVFDASAKSASGVSLNDVLKCGPTVQQDLFSILVRFRKHQFVLTSDIEKMFRQIKIAREDWDLQRIFWRSSPKELLRSYQLTTVTYGMTPASFLSTYCLIELAKSVEKQFPCASKVIAEDFYMDDLMTGADTEDDCCQVIGTAVETNCRPISI from the exons ATGATACACGATGATGGTGGATTTACACCAGCTCAAAAATTCTACTATTTACGGTCAAGTGTTAGTGGCCAGGCGTTAGACCTTATCAAGTCGGTTCCAATGACAGATACAAATTATGAGGTGGCAATAGAACGCCTGAAACAACGGTATGATAATCGCAGTCTTGTCATTCAGTCACATATTCGATCTCTCCTGGAATCTCCATATGTAGAACAGCCGAGGGCTAAAGACCTGCAAGCTCTACATGCCCATGTAAGCACCCATGTTGCAGCTTTAAAGGCGCTTGATCAGCCAACGGAGCACTGGGATGCGTGGCTAGTAACGATAATCGTCAGTCGTTTGGATTCTGCTACTAGTCATG CCAGTCGATGTATAGCTTTCGAGTCTTCCGAAGCAACTTCTGGACCAATAAGAGATATCAGAACTACATTGGCCGGTGAAACAGCAAAAAAGAGCAATGCCAAAAATGTATTTCCTGAGACAAAGCGATCTTTAGTGGCATCATCCAATACAGTATCCTGTAAATACTGCACTGATGCTCATAAATTGTATCACTACGAGAAGTTCAAGGCCGCTACTATAAACACACGTCTCTCATTTGTTCAGGAAAAACGAATGTGTTTCAACTGTTTGACTCCTGGGCATATGGCAAATGTTTGCAGATCCACTTATAGTTTTCGGACGTGCAACCGCAAACATCATTCGTTATTACATCAAGAAAGGCAGCAACAAATACCAGAGAAGGAGCAGCTTGAAAATAAGCAACCTGATATAAGTCAGCAGCTATCTACCTCCGGAGTCGTAGTATCTGCACCAGTACCAGTGAATACCACCGCAGAAAATTCACACGTATTTCTTGCTACAGCATTAGTCATGGTTCAGGACAAAAATGGTGGACATCGACAGTGCAGAGCCAGCTTGGATAGTGGCTCTCAAGTCAACTTCGTTTCAAAGAGTTATGCAAACTTACTGCAGCTAGCATGTAAGAAGTCTTCATTGCCAATAAGTGGTATTGGAGACAATCGTTTAAAGGCAAGGTCGTGCA ACTTTCACCGTCCTCAAAGTGTTGACCTACTTATTGGAGGTGGCTCGTTCTTCGACATTTTGGGAACAACAAAAATACCATTGAATATAGGTTCAGTCACGCTTTATGAGAGTAACTTTGGATGGCTTGTAACGGGAGAACTGCCTAAACGCCAAACACCAACACTTTTGTCAATTGGACAGACGATAGAGGAGGATTGGAAGGTTCTCGGAATCGTTGAGGATACAAGCTATGGTCGAACATCAAGGGCGAATAAGAGAAATCAAGAAGAGCTAGAAACAGTGCAACATTTTAAGCAACACACAATACGTGATGAGGAACGGCGTTTTGTTGTACGACTTCCCATCAAGGAGACAATCAGTGAAATAGGCGAAACCTTACCTATGGCGATCGCACGATTCTTAAATGTAGAGAAAAGATTGCAGCATGACGAACACCTGAAGAACGAATACATACGATTTATGAATGAATATATTAAGATGGGGCATATGGTTGAAGTACTGGAAAATTCAGTTCAAACGCAGAATCACTTCTATCTGCCGCACCATTCAGTAATAAAGGCATCAAGTTTAACGACAAAGGTTCGAGTGGTTTTCGATGCTTCCGCCAAGAGCGCATCTGGTGTCTCTCTTAACGACGTTCTGAAATGCGGTCCTACTGTTCAGCaagatttattttctatacttgtTCGCTTCCGTAAGCATCAATTTGTCTTAACTTCCGATATAGAGAAAATGTTTCGGCAAATCAAAATCGCAAGAGAAGACTGGGACTTACAAAGAATTTTTTGGAGATCCAGTCCTAAGGAATTACTTCGTTCATATCAACTCACTACAGTAACATACGGAATGACTCCTGCTTCATTTCTATCTACCTATTGTCTAATAGAACTCGCGAAAAGTGTCGAAAAGCAATTTCCGTGCGCTTCAAAAGTGATTGCCGAAGATTTCTATATGGATGATTTAATGACGGGAGCCGACACCGAGGATGACTGCTGTCAAGTCATTGGGACTGCAGTGGAAACCAATTGCCGACCTATTTCAATTTGA